Within the Butyrivibrio sp. AE3004 genome, the region TCCATATAGAGATGCCCGGGTCCTTCCAGAATGGCTTTAAATCCAAAGCTTCTGACAGTTTCAATTGTTCTTACAGCGTCATCGACCGGAATAAGACGATTATAGACTACCTCTCCACCATACTCGATCATTGTTCCGCATGCTGAAACAATTCCGTCAAAGCCAATTCCAAGAAGCTCTTTGTTCGTTACAAAGGCTCTTGCCCTGCCAGTATTAATGAAGCATTTATGTCCATTTTTCCTGGCAGCGCGAATAGCCTCTATTGTTTTTTCATTTATTTCGTTTTTGTAATTCCAAAGAGTTCCGTCAATATCAAAAAATAAAATCATTAAATCGTTACTTTCTTAAAGGACTTTTTGCCTCTCTTAACCATTACTCCGTCACCGGCAAATGTATCCTTAGTGTAGGTAGTCTTGAAATCTGTTACTTTTTCATCAGCGAAGGTAACTCCTCCCTGCTGAACCGCTCTTCTCGCCTCACTTCTTGTAGGGCAAAGGCCTGTAGAAACAAGAACCTGAAGAATGTCAATGACGCCATCTCTGAAATCCTCTTCCTTAAGAGCAACAGCAGGAACGTTTGAAAGATCGCCGCCACCTGCAAAGAGTGCTTTTGCTCCATCCTGAGCCTTCTTTGCCTCTTCATTTCCATGAACAAGACTTGTAAGCTCGAATGCAAGGATTTCCTTTTTCTCATTGATTCTGGAATCGTCCCATTTCTCCATCTCTTCAATTTCCTCAATCGGAATGAAGGTAAGCATCTTCAAACATTTATCAACATCAGCATCTCCAACGTTTCTCCAGTACTGATAGAAATCATATGGTGATGTCTTCTCGGGATCAAGCCATACAGCATTGCCTGCGGTTTTACCCATCTTATTGCCTTGAGAATCTGTAAGCAGAGTAATTGTCATTGCGTGTGCATCCTTACCAAGCTTTCTTCTGATAAGTTCTGTACCGCCAAGCATGTTACTCCACTGATCATCACCGCCGAATTCAAGGTTGCAGTTATATTTTTGGAACATGTAATAGAAATCATATGACTGCATGATCATGTAGTTAAATTCAAGGAAGCTAAGGCCCTTCTCCATACGCTGCTTATAGCACTCTGCACGAAGCATATTATTAACTGAAAAGCATGCCCCAACCTCTCTCAAAAGCTCAATATAGTTAAGGTTCATAAGCCAGTCTGCGTTGTTTACCATCATAGCCTTGCCTTCGGAAAAATCAATAAATTTCTCCATCTGCTTTTTGAAGCATTCAGCATTATGATCGATGTCTTCTCTTGTAAGCATCTTTCTCATATCGCTTCTTCCGGAAGGATCACCGATCATTGTTGTGCCGCCACCGATAAGTGCGATGGGCTTATTCCCTGCCTCCTGTAATCTCTTCATTAGAGTAAGAGCCATGAAATGTCCTGCTGTCAGGCTGTCTGCTGTACAGTCAAAGCCAATATAAAATGTTGCTTTTCCTGTATTTACGAGTTCTCTTATCTGCTCTTCGTCTGTTACCTGAGCAATAAGTCCTCTTCTCTTAAGTTCTTCATAAATCTGCATGTTACACCTCCGTTTTTTGCAGAAGATAAAAAAAATCCATCTTCCGCAATCTGTAATTGATTACGAAGGACGGAGTCTAATCCGTGTTACCACCTTCATTTACATACAGTTCACACTGTATGCCTCAGCAAGTACTTTAGGAAAATTCCTATTATACTCTTCCGACTGACGCCTCGGTTCTCGTCGCGGCTTACTAGATGCAAAATCATTTTTCCGCGAAGCTCCGGGAGGTATTCGTTTGTAGCCCTCTTCCGCGCCTCTCACCAAACGGCTGCTCTCTGTGGTCGGTACTAAAAACTACTTATTCCCTTCAAAGCCTTTACGTATTTATTATCAATATTTTTTTATTTATGTCAAGGAAAATCCCTGCAACCTATAGTTTAAAAAGGTGCAGGGATCAGTCATCTTATCATAGAAAAAAACTATTAAATTCTTGTCCAGATTGAAAGATTCTTCATCTTTTTCTTGAAGAATACAGAGCTTGTAATCGGTGAGCTTCCTGATGTGAAGTTTGTTCTCTTTGTGCTGTAAACAGATACTTCCTTAGCTGTTCCTGCTACACCAACAAGGATATTGCCTTCATTTGCAGGGGGATAATAAACTGTAACATCCTGAGTCCATGTTGTAAGGCAGGGATAAGTTACTCTGAAGTGGTCTGCTGTCTGACGATAAGTAGTTCTCTTTGTATTATATCCCTGTGAGATTGATGCAGCATAAGCTTTACCAACCATGTTAGTGCTGTTGAAAGCACAACCTGTCTCTGCGTCAAGAACAGCGATGCAGAAATTGTTGTTTGCAGTCTTATACTTACTTGCCTTGTACATTTTTACAGTATTCTGCTTAATCTTATTAAGAGTTGCCTTAGGAAGTGTGCATCTTACAACAACATTTGCTTTCTTAGCCGGATAGTAACTACTTCCGTATCTGAAAGCTCCATCTTCCTTTGTGATTGACTCAAATTTAACATTGATCTTCTGATAGCCGATTCCGGGGAAATAGCTCTTGATTGTATGTGTTTTTCCCTGAACTCCGTTTGTGTTAAGCTGGCTGGGTGAATAAGCCTTTGCTGTTTGAGGTACTGCTGCAAATGTAATAGCAATAGCAAGAGCTGTACCTAACAATGTTTTTAAAATTCTTCTCTTTTCCATACTTTTCCTCTTTCCTCTTTTGAAACATAAAAAACGTGCGTTTTATATAATAACATAAAATTACAAAAAAAGTAATAAAAAATGCAATTATATTTCAACGCACGTAATATAGTTAGTTTTTTTAATGTTTTTTACCAGCCTTGCAGATCGTTTTCATCCTTTTTTTCTCTGCACATAAGATCACCTACCGCATCCCCTGCACTCTTGTGATTAAAAAGTACTTCATTAACCTGCTCAACAATAGGCATCTCTACTTCAAATTTTCTTGCAAGAGCAAGGGCTGCAGCAGCACTGTTAACACCCTCCACCACCATATTCACTTCTTTGGTAGCTTCTTCTACAGTTTTCCCCTGCCCTATCAATATTCCGGCCTTTCTGTTTCTGGAATGCATGGAAGCACAGGTCACAACAAGGTCTCCAATACCCGAAAGTCCCGAGAAGGTCTCATAATCACCTCCCATAGCAGCTCCAAGCCTGGACATCTCCGCTATTCCCCTTGTAATAAGTGCAGCCTTGGCATTATCTCCAAATCCCAATCCGTCACATACTCCCGCGGCAAGAGCTATTACATTTTTCAGTGCTGCTCCAATCTCGATTCCAAGCATGTCAGGGCTGGTATATACACGAAAAGTATCTGCCATGAAAGCATTCTGTACCATTTTTGCCGTTTCCTTTGAAAAGGCACTTACAACAATACTGGTTGGAAGATTCTTCCCTACTTCTTCAGCATGCGAAGGTCCGGAAAGAACTGCAACATCACTTCCCGGAAGCTCATCCAAGATCACATCTGACATGAGCATGAGTGTTTCAGACTCTATTCCCTTTGAACAATTAACAATTATCTGATGTCTCTCATCCTCTGATGCAAGATAAGGCTTCATCTTCTGACATACTTCACGAACAGCTGTCGAAGGAACAGTCAGTACTATCATATCCTTATCCTTTAACGCTGTTTCCATATTATCGGTAATTTTAATACTGCCATCAAGAATCACTCCGGGAAGCTTATCCTTATCTTCTCTGTTGTCACGAAGTTTTTCTGCGGAGTTTCTGCTTCTGGCCCAAATGGTCACATCTGCTCCGTTTTTCCACAGTCTAAAGGCAAGCGCAATTCCCCAGCTTCCGGAGCCTATGACTGCAATATTGTTGTTTTCCAAAATTTTCTCCCTCTCTTAGTTAGTCAACTTTATTTTTTTTCCAAATATATGTCTTTCTCTCTTCACCTTTGATAAGTTTTGAAATATTAGTCCTATGCTGATAAAAAGCCAGCGCTGTCATAGCAAAAGCAATTATATACATCTCGGTAAGATAAGCCTGAGGCATTCCTAAAATCCCAAGCTGACCTTCAACAATCAGCTGAATAAAAAATACCGCATACAGGCAAAGAGATCCAAGTGATACAAAATGAGTAATATTGAACGGTATAAGAAAAGCCAGCAATGATCCGATAACAAAAGTCAGTTTGAATGCCACAATATAACCGAAAGTGCAGGCTATACCTTTTCCGCCTCTGAAATTAGTATAAAAAGGAAAATCATGTCCGAGTACGCAGCCTGCTGCTGTGTAAATTTTGAGGAGATACTGCATGTCATAATAGCCATCCCCCAGCATGTTCTTACAGATAATTGATGAAAGAACCACTGCTGCTATACATTTTAGCATATCTCCGAAAAGCACGGTAAATCCTGCTTTTGCTCCAAGAACGCGCAGTGTGTTGGTTGTACCGGCATTTCCGCTTCCCACATTTCTAATATCAACCCCCTTCATCTTACAGTAAATAACTGCAGTCTGAATAAGGCCAAAGACGTAGCCAATTAATAAACATAAAACTCTTGCGATCATACTCTCCTCTTCCCGGTTTTCTCACTTTAGTCAGCTCTTATTATTTTTTATCCTTGTCGCTATTTCTCTCACGTATTATAAATCTCAGCGGCGTTCCTTTAAATCCAAAAGAGCCTCTTATCTGATTTTCAATATATCTGGTATATGAGAAATGCATAAGCTTTTTATCATTTACAAATATAACAAAGGTTGGCGGCTTAACCGAAGCCTGTGTAATGTAATAAAGTTTAAGCATCTTTCCTTTGTCTGACGGGGGCTGCTGCATTACAACTGCCTGCATCATTATTTCATTAAGCACACCTGTCGCAACTCTCATTGCATGATTTTCACTTACAGCATCAATCATGTCATAGAGTTTAACAAGTCTCTGGCCTGTTTCCGCGGAAATAAAGATTATTTCCGCATAAGGCATGAAAGAAAGTGTATCTCTCACATCCTTAGTAAATTCATTTACTGTTTTATTGTCTTTTTCTATAAGATCCCATTTATTTACAGCAATGATAATTCCTTTCCCACGGTCATGGGCTATTCCGGCAATCTTCGCATCCTGTTCGGTAACACCTTCATCTGCATTTATTACTATCACAGCCACATCCGCGCGCTCAACTGCGGTAACGGTACGAAGTATCATGAACTCTTCAAGCTTTTCCTTAACCTTATTCTTTCTTCGAAGTCCGGCTGTATCAATAAAGGTATATTTCTTACCATTGTACTTAACTTCTGTATCTATGGCATCTCTTGTTGTTCCAGCTACATCGGAAACAATAAGTCTGTTTTCTCCGCAGAGTCTGTTAATAATGGAGCTCTTACCAACATTAGGCTTTCCTATTACAGCAACTCTTATAGAGTCATCTTCAATCTCTTCACCATCAGAAGCAGTAAAGTTCTTTGTAACCTCTTCAAGAAGGTCTCCTATTCCCTGCTTATTAGCCGCACTGATGGGGAAAGGTTCTCCGATGCCGAGATTATAAAACTCATATACATCCAGTGAATCGCGCTTAAAGCTGTCAACCTTATTGACACAGAGAACAACCGGTTTTCTTGATTTTCTGAGCATATCTGCAACCTGAGAATCCGCATCTGTAAGTCCCTGCTTTACATCACACATAAAAATAATGACATCGGCAGTCTCAATCGCTATCTCAGCCTGATCTCTCATCTGTGAAAGAATTGTATCATTGGTATCAGGTTCAATACCGCCCGTATCAACTAGTGTAAAATTATAATTCAGCCATTCCACATCCTGATATATCCTGTCACGTGTAACGCCCGGTGTATCTTCAACTATTGATATATTCTTTCCTGCTACTGCATTAAAAAGAGTACTTTTTCCTACATTAGGTCTTCCGACAACTGCAACTATGTTCTTTCTCTTCATATATTACCATCCTGTTCAAAAATAAGCCCCCTGATAAAATTCATACCTCCATTCCTGATAATGCGTACCTTTACACCGAGTTCTCGCTCAATATCCGATATATGAACATCATCAAGAAGATAATCTTCACCTGCACGAAGGACATTTTGAGGAAGAGCAAGCGCATCTCCGAGGTGTTGTCCTTTTAGCTGGTCAATTATATCACGTCCCGTGAGCAATCCTGTAACAGTAATTCTCTCCCCAAAGAAATTATTGGTAATCTCATGAACGTGTACTTTCAAACCGGGAATTGCCTCCATTAGTTTGTCAGCCATACTGCATATAAAAGGATAGATCAGCTTACCGCTTGCTGTCGAAACCTCTCCCTTTATATCCTTAATATCAATTCCGTCAATACCGTTTTTCTTAATATCTTCGAGAGCCGTATCAAATTCATCAAGTAAAAGCCTTACCATTCCGACTCCGTTTTCAAGCTGACCGTAATCATCATAAACATCCGCATCAGGTATAGGAAGCTCTGCTATCATATACCATTCATCAGATGCATGTACAAAATGATCGCCATACTCTTCAAAGGATTTCTCCTGCCAGAATTCAATTTCTCTTAGTACCTCTCTGGCGTCCTCTTTTTCGAAAGGTTCCAGGGGATACAACCCTTCTCTGTATTTGGATAATCCAACAGGAACAACAGATACACTTTTCAGATTCGGTCTGTAATTATACAGGTCCGTAAGCGATCTGTGAAGCTCAGCTTTGTCATTTACGCCTTTACATAAAACTATCTGACCGTTTAATTCTATTCCCGAATCCTTCTCACAAAGTCTTTCAACTTTTTTCAAGGCTTCACCTGCAAAGCGGTTGTTTAACATTTTACAGCGAAGTTCGGGATTGGTTGTCTGAAATGATACGTTAATCGGCGACAAATGATATTTAAGGATACGGTCTATGTCCTTATCACTCATATTGGTGAGCGTAACATAGTTTCCCTGCAAAAACGATAATCTTGCATCGTCATCCTTAAAATAGAGGGTATCCCGCATACCGGGAGGCATCTGATCTATGAAACAGAAAATGCATTTATTACAGCAGGATCTGTAATCATCCATAAGGCCGTTATCAAATTCAATTCCAATATCCTCATCATAGTACTTCTCAATTTCAAGCTCCCACTCTTCACCGTTTGGCTTTTGTATCAAAAGCGTAAGCTCTTCATCCTGCACCATGTACTGGTAATCAAAAATATCCTCTATGGTTTTATCGTTTATTGCAAGCAAACGATCCCCGGCTGCAATTTCCATTTCATCGGCAATGCTTCCGGGTTCAACTTTTTTAATTAAATGTCCGTTATTATTCATAATAGAGATTGTACCACACTTTCCCTGAGTTAGATACTATACGTTATCATATGTTCTGTCTTGACGTTTCAGTATAAGATACAATAAGATAGTAGCGTAAAAAATCAATATTTCAAATATGTTAGGAGATAAAATGCCTGATTTTCATAAGTTAGATTCTTCCATGCCTGTTGCTCCGCTTGCCTTAATGGTTATGGAATCCGCAAGTGGTCTTGGCGAACTGGTAAATTCACACCTTGTTTCATTCAGACATGACATGCATGATACTCCCGGTAATGACCCGGCTTTTCAGGGATATGTCAAGGATGATTACAGAGTAAAGTACACAAACCCACGCTTCGGAAGCGGCGAGGGCAAAGCTCAGATCTGCGAGTCTGTACGCGGTAAGGATGTTTTCATCATTACTGATGTCATGAATCACAGCATGACCTACAAAATGTTCGGCCATGACAATTACTACTCTCCCGATGATCACTATCAGGATTTAAAAAGAGTAATTGCCGCCATTACAGGAAAAGCCAAACGAGTAAATATCATCATGCCTTTTCTTTACGAAGGAAGGCAGCATAACAAAAACAGCCGTGAATCACTTGATGCAGCTGTTATGTTCTCAGAGCTTTACAAAATGGGAATTAGTAACTTCCTCACTTTTGATGCACACGATCCCAGAATTTCAAACGCAGCACCGATTTCCGGTTTTGACAACTTCATGGCATCTCCTCAGTTCATGAAGGCTCTGATTTCAGAAATTGATGATCTTACGGTTGATAAAGAGCATCTTACAGTTATAAGTCCAGATGAGGGCGCACTTGACAGAGCTGTTTACTTTGCCAACGTTCTTAATGTTGATACAGGTATGTTCTACAAGAGACGTGATTACAGCAAAGTCGTTAACGGATCCAACCCCATTGTAGCTCATGAATACCTTGGTTCTTCCATTGATGGTAAGGATGTAATCATTATTGACGATATGATTTCTTCCGGCTCAAGTATGATAGATACTTCACGCCAGCTTAAGAAAAAGGGTGCAAAGCGTGTATTTATCTGTACAACCTTCGGCCTTTTCACAAATGGAATTGAGGTTTTTGATGAAGGCTATGAAAAGGGAGATTTTGATGCACTTATAACCACTAATCTCATTTATCAGAACCCTGAATTTATTAAGAGAGAATATTATCATGTAGCTGATATGAGTAAGTTCCTTGCAACGATAATTGATTTCATGAATCATGACAATTCGCTTAGTAATGTAATAACACCTACCGAAAAGCTGCACAGCATTCTTGAAAAATACAACTCACGTACGGCAAAAACCGAGGACCTGTTTGATTAACAGGCCCCCGGTCTTTTTTTACTTATCCGTACATTTTTTATTGTTCTACATCTGCTGTTTCGGAAGCAGGATTTCCGTTACTGAATTTTCCAGTTTCAAAAGAAACATTTACCTTAAACAAATCACCATCCAGAATAATCTCAAACTGCCCTCCCATTGCTATTGTCAGGCTCTTTGCAATAGAAAGGCCAAGGCCGGATCCTTCTGTACTTCTTGATATATCTCCTCGGATAAATCTCTCTGTAAGCTCATCAGCATTTATGTTCAGCTCATTTCTGGAAATATTCTTTACTGAGAATACTGCCCTGTGCGGTCCGTCTTCAGGTTTCACAACCACCAGATCCATGTAAACTCTGGTATTAGGCAATGCGTATTTACAAACATTATTGAGCAGATTTTCGATAACTCTGTATAGCTGTCTTGCATCTGCATGAATAAATACGTCATACTTCTCACACTTAAGTATCGGTACCAGATCAAAGCTGTCAAATTTCTCAAAAAACTCTCCCAGTATCTGATTTACAAATTCAGCAAAATTGAATTCTTCAATATTTAGCGTGATATTTCCCGATGATATTTTAGATGCTTCCACAAGGTCATCCGTAAGCTGTCTAAGTCTTTGTGACTTGTTGTCCAGTACCCTTATATATTCGCTCACCTTTGGATCTTCTATATTTTCTCTTTTTAAAAGATCCACATAATTGATGATTGAAGTAAGCGGTGTCTTTATATCATGAGATACATTCGTTATCAGATCAGCTTTAAGCTTCTCATCTCTCATACTTCTGTTGACAGCAGCTTCAACTGAATCTGATATATTGTTCAGCTCTTCACCAAGGTACACATTTGCACCATGAAGCTTGTTGACATCAACCTTAACGTCAAGCTCACCATTACTAATTCTACGAAGTGCATCCAGAATCATGAACTTATCTTTGTTAAGGTTAAAAATATACAGTGCAACGGCTATATCAAGCACAACCGCTATTATAATGCCAAGGATATGGAATCTGATTATCAGGTAGAACTGTAATACAATAGAAATAGAATAAGGCACTATAGTTCTTACAAAAAGATTCTGCTTAAGTGTCATTTTGGCAAAAAGTTTTTTGACCATTTCAAGACTCATCCTAAGCAGAGACGTCTTGTACAAAAAGCCTGATTTCGCACGCCTTATGACACTAAATACCGCATAAGCAGCCGCATTATTTGCCAGGAATGTAAGTCCTCCTGCAAGTGCTGCCATATTAAAGGTATTGTTATAAATCGTAGCATAATTGTTTCTTGCAAACTGGAAGAATCCAAATAAGATTCCTATTATTATCGCTGAAAATAATATGACTATTTCTATAGGAATTACATCTATTTTTTCAATACCGCCTACTGTTCCGTCTGAATACTCAATCCTTCCTTCATAAAGACTGAGATGAACAAAAACAATTACGTATGCAATAGCAAAAAAAGCTATTATCATATGAAGCTGTTTATAATATGGCATATATCGGCTAAAAGCTTCTTTACCTATTTTGAAATCATCATTATTTGAGGTCTTATTTACATCAACCGCAAAATAAAACTTCATCTGATCCGGATATGCATACTGATAATTACCAAGTATTTTGCGCAGATCATCTTCATTGATTTTTGTATTTGTTGAGTATTCAATATCATAGGGACAGTAATAAATGTATCTTCCGTAGGATTTAAAAACATCCTTCAGATTCAAGCCTGTAGTACTGCCCTTTAACGATTCAACATTAGTATAAACTTCTGTTCTGGCATTTATTGTTCTAGTAATATAATACCTGAAATTTGATTTATAGAATGAATATTCATCTTTATAATCAGCGTACCTGTCATAACAGGATGCCATTGTAGAAGCGGCCTCTGTTATGTTTGCACACAGTTCATTATATTCATCCCAGCGGGAAACAATTTCTTCAATATTTTCATGATAAATAGTCTGATATCTGGGTATAAGGACCGTATGCGATCCTCCCCCGTCAACATCAGCCTCTTTAATGTTGGTTCTTACCATATTATTGTCGAGCTGAGAATTCAAAAAACTGTTCATACCACCTTCCGCATTATTCTTCATAAGGTGAGTATAGACGGTAGTCGATGCAAGAAAATCCTTACTTTCTTTTGTAGAGAAATTCATATCCTCATACTCAAAGCCGTTCTGAGACCATTTAATGAGATTTGAAACCGGATAAACAGCTGTTATGTAGTCCGACTGAAGAATTGTGTTCCTGTTTATAAAAGCAGTGACATCAACACTTTTATTGCCATTGTACTCTCCGAAAGTTTCAAAAAGAGTCTGGTAAGCAGACAGTTCAACTACACTCTTAAGATTATTCATAAGGATCTCATTAAACAGGCTGGAATCAGCATATTCCTCACCGCTGTCCTCATTCTGGAGGTTATATACTACGCCGTTAGTGCCTACAAATGAAGATCCTATATAAATATAAAACATCAATGCCGCTACTATCGCTATGCATATATGCTGAAATATTCTTAATACGTACCTGCTGATCCAAGACATAGTTTTATGCCTGAAAATTTTGTCAAACATACTTAATCCTCGGTATCAATTTTGTATCCAACGCCCCAAACAACCTTCAGGTACTTAGGATTTTTGGGATCAATCTCAATTTTTTCCCTGATATGTCTGATATGAACAGCAACAGTATTATCAACCGATACAGCATTCTCATTCCATATGTTTTCATATATCTGATTGATGGAAAATACTTTTCCTTTATTTTTAAGAAGAAACATCAGTATATTGTATTCTATTTTTGTAAGCTTTACTTCTTCGCCGTCAACTGTTACAGACTTGGAATTATCATTGAGCACAAGACCTCCTGCCTTGAAAACATATTCATCATCCGCATCCTTATTATCAGCATTACCAAGCTGCGTGTATCTTCTAAGGTTCGACTTGACTCTTGCTACAAGTTCAAGCGGATTAAAGGGTTTTGTAACATAATCATCAGCGCCGATATTAAGTCCGAGTATTTTATCCGCATCTTCGGATTTAGCAGACAAGATAATTATCGGGATTGAACTGTGCTCTCGAATTTTCATGGTGCACTGTATTCCATCCATAATCGGCATCATAATATCAATTATCGCTGCATGAATCTCATTATTCTGAACAATATCAAGTGCCTCTAAGCCGTTATATGCCTTAAACACATTGATACCTTCCTGCTTTAAATATATTTCAATAGCTTCAACTATCTCTTTGTCATCATCACAAACCAGTACGTTTTGCACTTAAAAAACCTCCTATGTAAACGATAGTTTCCAAACGCTTTCTCATGCTATATTACCATGCTTTACATGGTATATATGAAAAAGCATTTTTATGCCATCTTATATGAGCAGCAGACATTTCGTCAACCCAAATGGCAATAACATCATATCTGACGGGAGTTCCCACGTCTATACCAAATCTTTTCATATAGTAATCAGATACTCGACAGATAACTTTTTGTTTTCTGTAGTTCACAGCAGCCTCTGCCGTTCCGTATCGGGAAGTGGTCCTGTACTTTACCTCAATAAAAATCAGGTATCGTCCATCTTTTGCCACAATGTCAATCTCACCTTTTTTGCTCCTGAAATTTCTGAGCAAAATCTCCGCTCCGTTCTCCATGATATATTCACAGGCAAGATTTTCATAATATGTTCCTGTTTCTCTTTTATTCATAATTCATCTGTAAACGTTAAGCACTAAAAACTAATGTGCCTTCTCTTTTGCTCTAATCTTATCCATTGCATCAACAAAAACAAGGATTTCAGCCACAACTTCATAGAGCTCCGGAGGAATCATTTCTCCTATTTCCAGCTTTGAAAGAGTATCCGCAAGCTTACTGTCCTCATGTATGGGGATATCCTTTTCCTTAGCAGCATCTATTATTTTTTCTGCTATAAGGCCCTTACCGCTTGCAATAACTTTCGGCGCCCCATCTTCATTCGGATCGTATGCTAGGGCAATAGCCTGCTTGGGCTTTCCGTCTTTTGTCTTGCCCGTTCCTTTCGTTTTATCATCAGCCATAATCATCTACCTCATCTATACTTACATCTAACCATACCTTATCTGACAGTGCTATGCTCTGGCATCAAAGGACGTCATAGACATAAATGAAGTCTTTTTTGCATCCAGAATGCTGCTCACAGGTGGATCTTCGCTATCATCATCCATATCCGTATGAAGCATCATTTTTGCCTCCATGTTATAACCTCGTTTATTAAGCCTATCGCTCAGTTCCCCAATATGCTCCGCAATAAGATCAATTACACTCTCATCAGCAACATAAAAATTCGTCTTTACATTGTTATCTCTCATCTTAACATAAACATCCAAAGGTCCAAGATTATCCATATCAAGGTGAAGTATAGCACTCACAGTATCACCCGGCTCAAATTTCCGTTTACCGTTTGAATACACGTAAAGGTCTCCGTGCGCATTCTGATCTGCCATTTTGAGGGGAAGCTGCACATAGTGAAACATTTGATTAAGCTGATTCATAAAATCAATATTATTTTGCAAATTAGCAGCACTTTGGGCAACTTTACTGT harbors:
- the der gene encoding ribosome biogenesis GTPase Der; protein product: MKRKNIVAVVGRPNVGKSTLFNAVAGKNISIVEDTPGVTRDRIYQDVEWLNYNFTLVDTGGIEPDTNDTILSQMRDQAEIAIETADVIIFMCDVKQGLTDADSQVADMLRKSRKPVVLCVNKVDSFKRDSLDVYEFYNLGIGEPFPISAANKQGIGDLLEEVTKNFTASDGEEIEDDSIRVAVIGKPNVGKSSIINRLCGENRLIVSDVAGTTRDAIDTEVKYNGKKYTFIDTAGLRRKNKVKEKLEEFMILRTVTAVERADVAVIVINADEGVTEQDAKIAGIAHDRGKGIIIAVNKWDLIEKDNKTVNEFTKDVRDTLSFMPYAEIIFISAETGQRLVKLYDMIDAVSENHAMRVATGVLNEIMMQAVVMQQPPSDKGKMLKLYYITQASVKPPTFVIFVNDKKLMHFSYTRYIENQIRGSFGFKGTPLRFIIRERNSDKDKK
- the plsY gene encoding glycerol-3-phosphate 1-O-acyltransferase PlsY, translated to MIARVLCLLIGYVFGLIQTAVIYCKMKGVDIRNVGSGNAGTTNTLRVLGAKAGFTVLFGDMLKCIAAVVLSSIICKNMLGDGYYDMQYLLKIYTAAGCVLGHDFPFYTNFRGGKGIACTFGYIVAFKLTFVIGSLLAFLIPFNITHFVSLGSLCLYAVFFIQLIVEGQLGILGMPQAYLTEMYIIAFAMTALAFYQHRTNISKLIKGEERKTYIWKKNKVD
- a CDS encoding NAD(P)H-dependent glycerol-3-phosphate dehydrogenase translates to MENNNIAVIGSGSWGIALAFRLWKNGADVTIWARSRNSAEKLRDNREDKDKLPGVILDGSIKITDNMETALKDKDMIVLTVPSTAVREVCQKMKPYLASEDERHQIIVNCSKGIESETLMLMSDVILDELPGSDVAVLSGPSHAEEVGKNLPTSIVVSAFSKETAKMVQNAFMADTFRVYTSPDMLGIEIGAALKNVIALAAGVCDGLGFGDNAKAALITRGIAEMSRLGAAMGGDYETFSGLSGIGDLVVTCASMHSRNRKAGILIGQGKTVEEATKEVNMVVEGVNSAAAALALARKFEVEMPIVEQVNEVLFNHKSAGDAVGDLMCREKKDENDLQGW
- a CDS encoding DUF512 domain-containing protein; this encodes MNNNGHLIKKVEPGSIADEMEIAAGDRLLAINDKTIEDIFDYQYMVQDEELTLLIQKPNGEEWELEIEKYYDEDIGIEFDNGLMDDYRSCCNKCIFCFIDQMPPGMRDTLYFKDDDARLSFLQGNYVTLTNMSDKDIDRILKYHLSPINVSFQTTNPELRCKMLNNRFAGEALKKVERLCEKDSGIELNGQIVLCKGVNDKAELHRSLTDLYNYRPNLKSVSVVPVGLSKYREGLYPLEPFEKEDAREVLREIEFWQEKSFEEYGDHFVHASDEWYMIAELPIPDADVYDDYGQLENGVGMVRLLLDEFDTALEDIKKNGIDGIDIKDIKGEVSTASGKLIYPFICSMADKLMEAIPGLKVHVHEITNNFFGERITVTGLLTGRDIIDQLKGQHLGDALALPQNVLRAGEDYLLDDVHISDIERELGVKVRIIRNGGMNFIRGLIFEQDGNI
- a CDS encoding ribose-phosphate pyrophosphokinase codes for the protein MPDFHKLDSSMPVAPLALMVMESASGLGELVNSHLVSFRHDMHDTPGNDPAFQGYVKDDYRVKYTNPRFGSGEGKAQICESVRGKDVFIITDVMNHSMTYKMFGHDNYYSPDDHYQDLKRVIAAITGKAKRVNIIMPFLYEGRQHNKNSRESLDAAVMFSELYKMGISNFLTFDAHDPRISNAAPISGFDNFMASPQFMKALISEIDDLTVDKEHLTVISPDEGALDRAVYFANVLNVDTGMFYKRRDYSKVVNGSNPIVAHEYLGSSIDGKDVIIIDDMISSGSSMIDTSRQLKKKGAKRVFICTTFGLFTNGIEVFDEGYEKGDFDALITTNLIYQNPEFIKREYYHVADMSKFLATIIDFMNHDNSLSNVITPTEKLHSILEKYNSRTAKTEDLFD
- the tyrS gene encoding tyrosine--tRNA ligase → MQIYEELKRRGLIAQVTDEEQIRELVNTGKATFYIGFDCTADSLTAGHFMALTLMKRLQEAGNKPIALIGGGTTMIGDPSGRSDMRKMLTREDIDHNAECFKKQMEKFIDFSEGKAMMVNNADWLMNLNYIELLREVGACFSVNNMLRAECYKQRMEKGLSFLEFNYMIMQSYDFYYMFQKYNCNLEFGGDDQWSNMLGGTELIRRKLGKDAHAMTITLLTDSQGNKMGKTAGNAVWLDPEKTSPYDFYQYWRNVGDADVDKCLKMLTFIPIEEIEEMEKWDDSRINEKKEILAFELTSLVHGNEEAKKAQDGAKALFAGGGDLSNVPAVALKEEDFRDGVIDILQVLVSTGLCPTRSEARRAVQQGGVTFADEKVTDFKTTYTKDTFAGDGVMVKRGKKSFKKVTI